In one window of Fodinibius salicampi DNA:
- a CDS encoding ABC transporter ATP-binding protein, with protein MMTDLLTVKNLTKSFDESGPVVDGLDFTVREDEIFALLGPSGCGKTTCLRLIAGFERADRGSVEIAGKLLESPDHHIAPQNRGIGFVFQDYALFPHLSALENVAFGLTDIPKHKRNVYAEEVLCRTGMGDYKDRSPNELSGGQQQRVALARAIAPKPKFVLLDEPFSNLDAMLRDSMRKEVRSILKKAGMSALLVTHDQEEALSFADRIAVMNDGKIEQIGTPEEVYYQPKTKFVAQFLGRTNLFHADANGGSEINTGLGRMRLNCNACGKVLCSIRPEHLTLEKATNEHPDEIGKVVSREFKGHDITYHVELNDRKYLVHTDNRVIFEPDDSVVIKPLESAVILEDEN; from the coding sequence ATCATGACAGATTTATTAACCGTTAAAAATTTAACGAAATCATTTGATGAAAGCGGTCCCGTAGTCGATGGACTGGATTTTACCGTACGTGAAGACGAAATTTTTGCCTTGCTGGGACCCAGCGGATGCGGTAAAACAACTTGTTTGCGCCTCATTGCTGGCTTTGAACGCGCTGACCGGGGATCGGTGGAGATTGCCGGAAAACTGCTGGAATCTCCCGATCACCATATTGCCCCCCAAAATCGGGGTATTGGTTTTGTATTTCAGGATTATGCGCTGTTCCCCCATCTTTCCGCACTCGAAAATGTAGCTTTTGGACTTACCGATATTCCCAAACATAAAAGAAACGTATATGCCGAGGAAGTGCTCTGCCGCACCGGTATGGGAGATTATAAAGATCGCAGTCCCAATGAATTATCGGGAGGACAGCAGCAACGCGTTGCCTTGGCACGGGCTATTGCTCCGAAACCCAAGTTTGTACTATTGGATGAACCTTTCTCCAATTTGGATGCTATGTTGCGCGATTCCATGCGCAAAGAGGTACGGTCTATTTTAAAGAAGGCTGGAATGAGTGCTCTGCTGGTAACCCACGATCAGGAAGAGGCGCTTTCATTTGCCGATCGCATTGCGGTAATGAATGATGGGAAGATTGAGCAAATTGGTACGCCTGAGGAAGTCTATTATCAGCCCAAGACTAAATTCGTTGCCCAGTTTTTGGGTCGCACGAATCTATTTCATGCAGATGCAAACGGGGGATCGGAAATCAATACCGGTTTGGGCAGGATGCGGCTGAACTGTAATGCCTGTGGAAAAGTACTCTGTTCCATTCGTCCGGAACATCTGACCCTTGAAAAAGCTACCAATGAACATCCGGATGAGATTGGTAAGGTAGTAAGCAGAGAATTTAAAGGTCATGATATTACGTACCATGTAGAGCTCAATGACAGAAAATATTTGGTTCATACCGATAACCGTGTCATATTTGAACCAGATGATTCGGTAGTGATTAAGCCATTGGAATCTGCCGTTATATTAGAAGACGAAAACTAA
- a CDS encoding GlsB/YeaQ/YmgE family stress response membrane protein, which yields MSLSGLLILLLIAAICGGIGQSIAGYSMGGCLVSIVVGFIGAFIGKYIAAEFGFTYIFPVEIEGETFPIIWSIIGAAVFSIVIGLVTGGRNRM from the coding sequence ATGTCACTTTCGGGATTACTAATACTTTTACTGATTGCAGCGATATGCGGGGGAATAGGTCAGAGCATTGCAGGATACTCGATGGGAGGTTGCCTGGTATCTATAGTAGTGGGATTTATTGGGGCCTTTATTGGTAAATATATTGCTGCTGAATTTGGTTTTACCTATATATTCCCTGTCGAAATTGAGGGGGAAACCTTTCCGATCATATGGTCTATAATCGGAGCAGCGGTTTTCTCTATTGTTATCGGATTAGTGACCGGCGGCCGTAATCGCATGTAG